One window from the genome of Candidatus Synechococcus calcipolaris G9 encodes:
- the lpxD gene encoding UDP-3-O-(3-hydroxymyristoyl)glucosamine N-acyltransferase, with protein MAHSPSMNLGELAHYLGATLSHPEAAQVKVSGVATIEEATAAQVTFLSNSKYISKLEQCQAGAILVPEKFTTTAPMPLLHVAHPYLAFAKAIELFHPAPPPNQQIHPTAVLGSGVTLGQGVTIGAYVVIGDRVQLGDRVTIHPHCVIYDDAVVGNDCLLHSHVTLRERVQLGDRVILQNGVILGADGYGFVPMADGSHYKIPQVGTVVVEDDVEIQALSTIDRATLTETRIGAGSKVDNLVMVAHNCTIGKNAILCAQVGLAGSTHVGNNVILAGQVGAAGHLTIGDRSIASAKTGINNSLPPGSQVGGYPNMDQKLFLRVTAAVKQLPQLLRRFRALETQVETLKSQRPTQDNH; from the coding sequence ATGGCACATTCCCCATCCATGAATCTAGGCGAACTAGCCCACTACCTAGGCGCAACCCTGAGTCATCCTGAGGCTGCCCAAGTGAAGGTGTCTGGTGTGGCAACCATTGAAGAAGCCACCGCCGCTCAGGTGACATTTTTATCTAATTCAAAATATATTTCCAAGCTAGAGCAATGTCAGGCCGGGGCAATCCTAGTGCCTGAAAAATTTACGACCACTGCCCCCATGCCCCTCCTCCATGTTGCCCATCCTTACCTTGCCTTTGCCAAGGCCATTGAGTTATTTCATCCAGCCCCGCCACCGAATCAGCAAATTCACCCCACGGCGGTTTTGGGAAGCGGCGTGACATTGGGGCAAGGGGTGACGATTGGTGCCTATGTGGTCATTGGCGATCGCGTCCAATTGGGCGATCGGGTGACGATTCATCCCCATTGTGTGATCTATGACGATGCGGTGGTGGGCAATGATTGTCTGCTCCATAGTCATGTAACCCTGCGGGAGCGGGTGCAACTGGGCGATCGCGTGATCCTCCAAAATGGGGTTATTTTGGGGGCCGACGGCTATGGTTTTGTGCCCATGGCCGATGGTAGCCACTATAAAATTCCCCAGGTGGGTACGGTGGTGGTGGAAGATGATGTGGAGATTCAGGCCCTGAGTACCATCGATCGGGCGACTTTGACAGAAACACGCATTGGTGCTGGCAGTAAGGTTGATAACCTAGTCATGGTTGCCCACAATTGCACCATTGGTAAAAATGCCATCCTCTGTGCCCAGGTAGGCTTGGCCGGTTCAACCCATGTGGGAAATAACGTAATTTTGGCAGGACAAGTGGGAGCCGCCGGCCATTTGACCATTGGAGATCGCAGTATTGCTTCCGCTAAAACTGGGATTAATAATTCCTTACCACCGGGCAGTCAGGTGGGAGGCTATCCCAATATGGATCAAAAACTATTTTTGCGCGTCACGGCAGCAGTCAAGCAATTACCCCAGTTACTCCGCCGTTTTCGTGCCCTAGAAACCCAAGTGGAAACGTTAAAGTCCCAACGGCCAACCCAGGATAACCATTAG
- a CDS encoding NAD(P)H-quinone oxidoreductase subunit F, with protein sequence MAGSLLETAWWIPCYGLAGAVLTLPWATGLVRRTGPRPAAYFNLLMTILGFVHGLFLFQQTQQGETATIVWNWLQAPGLDISFTFSINSVSIGAIELVAGLSVLAQLFALGYLEKDWGLARFFALMGFFEAALSGVAISNSLLLSYGFLEMLTLSTYLLVGFWYAQPLVVTAARDAFLTKRVGDIALLMGIVALGSLAGSFEFPDLYHWADTVDLPDGLGFLLGIALIAGPTGKCAQVPLHLWLDEAMEGPSPASILRNSIVVSCGAYVLIKLQPVLVACPGSDMALVLIGVATAVTASLVSIAQIDIKRALSHSTSAYLGLVFVAVGTQWTDFAFYILLTHAIAKSLLFMSVGSIINTTSSQDLTELGGLGGRMPATAAAFVVGGLALVGVIPLGGFWAFYQGMYSLWFDQSSLVALILLINGLTAVSLMRVFRLVFLGDPQPKTRRAPEVAWPMAVPMVSLTILTLLIPLILQRVGLIPAWDDLNQTAVALLVFSGCLGLGLGGLVNLNRSWTRPIRAPLRFFQDLFAYDFYIDQLYRVTVVWLVQSLSQISAWIDRAVVDRLVNATGFVSLVSGEMLKYSASGQSQAYLLLIFFGVASIGAFITWLLW encoded by the coding sequence ATGGCCGGATCACTTTTGGAAACCGCTTGGTGGATACCCTGCTATGGATTGGCAGGGGCAGTTTTAACCCTTCCCTGGGCCACGGGGTTAGTGCGTCGCACGGGGCCTAGGCCGGCAGCCTACTTTAATTTATTGATGACGATCCTCGGCTTTGTCCATGGTTTGTTTCTGTTTCAACAAACCCAGCAGGGGGAAACTGCAACCATTGTTTGGAATTGGCTACAGGCCCCAGGTCTAGATATATCCTTTACCTTTAGTATTAATTCCGTCAGCATTGGGGCAATAGAACTGGTGGCGGGGCTAAGTGTCCTGGCCCAACTATTTGCCCTAGGCTACCTTGAAAAAGACTGGGGATTAGCGCGATTTTTTGCCCTGATGGGCTTTTTTGAAGCGGCCTTGAGTGGCGTTGCTATTAGTAATTCCCTGCTCCTAAGCTACGGTTTTTTGGAAATGCTTACCCTCTCAACCTATCTACTGGTGGGCTTTTGGTATGCCCAACCCTTGGTGGTGACAGCGGCGCGGGATGCCTTTCTCACAAAACGAGTGGGGGATATTGCCCTGCTGATGGGAATTGTTGCCCTAGGGTCTTTGGCCGGTAGCTTTGAATTTCCTGATTTATACCACTGGGCAGATACGGTAGACCTCCCTGATGGTCTGGGCTTTTTACTGGGAATTGCCCTCATTGCCGGCCCCACGGGGAAATGTGCCCAAGTTCCCCTGCACCTCTGGCTAGATGAAGCAATGGAGGGCCCTAGTCCTGCCTCTATTTTGAGAAATTCCATTGTTGTATCCTGTGGAGCCTACGTTTTAATTAAACTTCAGCCCGTATTAGTGGCTTGTCCGGGTTCGGATATGGCCCTGGTTCTCATTGGTGTTGCCACGGCCGTTACAGCTTCGTTGGTTTCCATTGCCCAAATTGATATTAAGCGGGCCCTGTCCCATTCCACCAGTGCTTATTTAGGCCTAGTTTTTGTAGCGGTGGGAACCCAGTGGACAGATTTTGCCTTCTATATTTTGCTCACCCACGCGATCGCCAAGTCCCTTTTATTTATGAGTGTGGGTAGCATTATTAATACCACGAGTTCCCAGGATCTCACCGAACTGGGGGGACTGGGAGGACGGATGCCCGCCACCGCTGCGGCCTTTGTTGTGGGTGGTTTAGCCCTAGTGGGGGTCATTCCTTTAGGAGGCTTTTGGGCCTTTTATCAGGGAATGTATAGCCTTTGGTTTGATCAGTCGAGTCTAGTGGCCTTGATTTTGCTGATTAATGGCCTAACGGCGGTGAGTTTAATGCGGGTATTTCGTCTTGTTTTTCTCGGAGACCCCCAACCCAAAACCCGGCGGGCCCCAGAAGTCGCCTGGCCCATGGCCGTTCCCATGGTGAGTTTAACGATCCTAACCCTGCTGATTCCCTTAATTTTGCAGCGGGTGGGGTTGATTCCTGCCTGGGATGACTTAAATCAAACGGCAGTGGCTCTACTGGTCTTTTCCGGTTGTCTTGGTTTAGGGCTAGGGGGACTGGTGAACTTAAATCGGAGTTGGACCCGGCCCATTCGCGCTCCCCTGCGCTTTTTCCAGGATTTGTTTGCCTACGACTTTTATATTGACCAACTGTATCGGGTGACGGTGGTATGGCTCGTACAGAGTCTATCCCAAATCAGTGCTTGGATCGATCGCGCCGTTGTGGATCGGCTGGTTAACGCCACCGGATTTGTCTCCTTGGTCAGTGGTGAAATGCTCAAATACAGTGCATCGGGCCAATCCCAAGCCTACCTGCTTCTGATCTTTTTTGGCGTGGCATCGATTGGTGCGTTTATTACTTGGTTGCTGTGGTAG
- a CDS encoding NADH-quinone oxidoreductase subunit M — protein MLSLLLVLPVLGAIALGISPVTLTVRNFRLIALIVVGLTLAWTVVVVQQFDPSQPGLQLTESLPWLDNLGLSYRLSLDGLSLPLIVLNGFLTGVAIFASPSQLIRPRFYFILVLLLNAGVSGAFLADNLLLFFLFYEIELIPLYLLIAIWGGARRNYAATKFLIYTALSGVLLLAGFLGLVWLNGAASFDYNPLLAQALPLTAQVILLSLILVGFGIKIPLVPFHTWLPDAHVEASTPISVLLAGVLLKLGTYGLIRFGVQLFPQAWQILAPVLATWAVVSVLYGSFMAIAQTDMKKMVAYSSIGHMGFILLACAAATPLALLAAILQMVSHGLISALLFLLVGVIYEKTGSRDLTKLRGLLNPERGLPLIGSLMVVGVMASGGIPGLVGFVAEFLIFRSSFPIFPLQTLFCMVGTGLTAVYFLLLVNRSFFGRLPPELAQLPAVDWGDRIPAMILATLILILGLQPNLLIRWSQQTVTLLSAATHVAPAIPVALFW, from the coding sequence ATGCTCAGTTTACTTTTAGTATTGCCGGTGTTGGGGGCGATCGCCCTGGGAATTAGCCCTGTAACCTTAACGGTGCGAAACTTTCGGCTCATTGCCTTAATTGTTGTTGGCCTGACTCTGGCATGGACAGTTGTGGTGGTGCAGCAGTTTGATCCTAGCCAACCCGGTTTACAACTCACAGAATCCTTGCCCTGGCTAGACAACCTAGGCTTGAGCTACCGCCTTAGTTTAGATGGATTATCCCTGCCCCTAATTGTCTTAAATGGTTTTTTGACGGGGGTTGCCATCTTTGCCAGCCCTAGCCAACTGATTCGGCCGCGATTTTACTTTATCTTGGTTTTATTACTGAATGCTGGGGTCAGTGGGGCATTTTTAGCCGATAACTTACTTTTATTTTTCCTATTCTACGAAATTGAACTTATTCCCCTCTACCTTTTAATTGCCATTTGGGGAGGGGCGCGGCGAAATTATGCCGCCACAAAGTTTTTGATCTACACGGCCCTGTCGGGAGTTCTTTTACTGGCGGGTTTCCTAGGGTTGGTCTGGTTAAATGGCGCGGCTAGTTTTGACTATAATCCTCTTCTAGCTCAGGCCTTACCCCTAACCGCCCAGGTCATTTTGCTATCTTTGATTTTGGTTGGGTTTGGCATCAAGATTCCCCTCGTTCCCTTTCATACTTGGCTGCCCGATGCCCACGTTGAAGCCTCCACACCCATTTCGGTGTTATTAGCCGGGGTTTTACTGAAATTGGGAACCTATGGACTGATTCGCTTTGGTGTTCAACTCTTTCCCCAGGCCTGGCAAATCCTTGCCCCTGTGTTAGCTACCTGGGCGGTGGTGAGTGTTCTCTATGGCTCCTTCATGGCGATCGCCCAGACCGATATGAAAAAAATGGTGGCCTACAGTTCCATTGGTCACATGGGGTTTATTCTTTTAGCCTGTGCTGCGGCAACGCCCCTGGCCCTATTAGCCGCCATTCTGCAAATGGTCAGCCATGGATTAATTTCCGCACTCCTATTTTTGTTAGTGGGGGTGATCTACGAAAAAACCGGCAGCCGCGATCTAACGAAATTGCGGGGGCTGTTGAATCCTGAGCGGGGTTTACCCTTAATTGGCAGTCTCATGGTGGTGGGGGTGATGGCCAGTGGTGGCATTCCCGGGCTAGTGGGCTTTGTGGCAGAATTTTTGATTTTCCGTAGCAGTTTCCCCATTTTTCCCCTACAGACCTTGTTCTGTATGGTGGGTACGGGCCTAACGGCGGTGTATTTTTTACTCCTGGTCAACCGTTCCTTTTTTGGCCGCCTTCCGCCAGAACTAGCCCAATTACCAGCGGTGGACTGGGGCGATCGCATCCCTGCTATGATCCTCGCCACCTTGATTTTAATTTTGGGCCTCCAACCCAATTTACTGATTCGCTGGAGCCAACAGACCGTGACCCTCCTTTCCGCTGCCACCCATGTAGCCCCCGCTATACCCGTTGCTCTTTTCTGGTAA
- a CDS encoding CO2 hydration protein encodes MTPPSSLELSTPEAQDILDRLGRGEALLPDHPQNVLEVVGVLKSYGVVLKAYAENLCYIADHQFLVLFPFFKYFNGEFSWGKLLRHWLHDRINYEYAEYCMRTMLWHGGGGLDTYLDSPEFRQRATQAIQAKLKGNPFMQGVNALFPEFLIEMVRMQTYYSALGQFWTVMYPIFLTLSDRYDTGEITSIPDVVAHIRAGLLADASLPITYAVTLGQETYDIIPKSAGLTFVADTAIPYVESVFLRGTPFFGIISYNAQAQQISADQSLFGYGALFADPLPTGAAGIPPTLLMQDMRHYLPDYLHQLYQTRLRGEDDLRVQICESFQKSMFCVTTAAMTALCPYPWNTGNPTEQKANRAFYQSWLDRLGASRLWIVQHT; translated from the coding sequence ATGACACCCCCTTCTTCCCTTGAGTTATCAACCCCTGAAGCCCAGGATATCCTCGATCGTTTGGGCCGCGGCGAAGCCCTCCTCCCCGATCATCCTCAAAATGTGCTTGAGGTGGTTGGCGTTCTAAAAAGCTATGGTGTGGTGCTAAAAGCCTATGCGGAAAATCTCTGCTACATTGCCGATCACCAATTTTTAGTTCTCTTTCCCTTTTTTAAGTACTTTAATGGTGAATTTTCCTGGGGGAAACTGTTGCGCCATTGGCTCCACGATCGCATCAACTACGAGTATGCCGAATACTGCATGCGAACGATGCTTTGGCATGGTGGCGGTGGTTTGGATACCTACCTAGATTCCCCAGAGTTCCGTCAACGGGCCACCCAGGCAATTCAGGCTAAGCTCAAGGGTAATCCCTTCATGCAGGGGGTCAATGCCCTCTTTCCTGAATTTTTAATCGAAATGGTGCGGATGCAGACCTACTACAGTGCCCTAGGACAGTTTTGGACGGTCATGTACCCCATTTTCCTAACCCTAAGCGATCGCTATGACACAGGAGAAATCACCTCAATTCCCGATGTTGTTGCCCATATTCGGGCCGGCCTATTAGCCGATGCCAGTTTGCCCATTACCTATGCCGTCACCTTAGGCCAAGAAACCTATGACATTATCCCCAAATCAGCGGGTCTAACCTTTGTGGCAGATACGGCTATTCCCTACGTGGAAAGTGTTTTTTTGCGGGGAACGCCTTTCTTTGGCATTATTTCCTATAATGCCCAAGCCCAGCAAATTTCGGCGGATCAGTCCCTCTTTGGCTACGGTGCCTTGTTTGCGGATCCCCTACCCACAGGAGCCGCTGGAATTCCCCCCACTCTTTTAATGCAGGATATGCGCCACTATCTACCCGACTATTTACATCAGTTGTATCAAACCCGCCTGCGGGGGGAAGATGACCTGCGGGTACAGATCTGTGAGAGTTTTCAAAAATCCATGTTTTGTGTGACAACAGCGGCAATGACAGCCCTATGTCCCTATCCTTGGAATACGGGTAACCCCACGGAACAGAAGGCTAACCGAGCGTTTTATCAATCCTGGCTCGATCGCCTAGGAGCGTCTCGACTCTGGATTGTACAGCACACTTAA
- a CDS encoding Rpn family recombination-promoting nuclease/putative transposase, which yields MRDNLCKYLAEKYPTAFTQWLLQDSSEDVSILKTELNLEPIRADSVTLVQTQNCILHLEFQVEPEPTLPLRMLDYWLRLYRNYQCEIVQVLILLRRTRVHVPDVFELPTTIHRYRVVKLWEEDPTQFFNIPALLPFAVLGKTDNEEALLQIVANQIDQIESEQSRQELSTIIQLLAGLQYSKELIETIFREGMMRESVIYQEILQEGERKGRQEGEQLGLQRGRQEGQLEGECTLILRQLHRRLGTLPDGVISQIHGLSLEQLESLGEALLDFQDFHDLETWLGSQR from the coding sequence ATGCGAGATAACCTCTGCAAATACCTAGCCGAAAAATATCCCACTGCATTTACTCAGTGGCTTTTGCAGGATTCATCGGAAGATGTATCAATCCTGAAAACCGAGCTTAACCTCGAACCGATCCGGGCTGACTCAGTGACTTTGGTGCAGACCCAAAACTGTATTCTCCATCTAGAATTTCAGGTAGAGCCAGAGCCGACATTGCCTTTACGGATGCTGGACTATTGGCTAAGGCTGTATCGCAATTATCAGTGTGAGATTGTTCAAGTCTTGATCTTGCTGCGGCGGACAAGGGTTCATGTGCCCGATGTGTTTGAACTGCCAACGACAATCCATCGCTACCGTGTGGTGAAGCTTTGGGAAGAAGACCCCACACAATTTTTTAATATTCCCGCCCTATTGCCCTTTGCCGTCTTAGGAAAAACTGACAACGAAGAAGCTCTATTGCAGATCGTGGCTAATCAAATTGATCAAATTGAATCAGAACAGTCTCGGCAAGAACTGAGTACCATCATTCAACTATTGGCTGGGTTACAGTACAGTAAGGAGCTTATTGAAACCATTTTTCGGGAGGGAATGATGCGAGAGTCAGTGATTTATCAAGAGATTCTTCAGGAAGGGGAACGGAAGGGACGACAAGAGGGGGAACAGCTCGGCCTCCAGCGTGGACGACAGGAAGGACAACTAGAAGGAGAATGTACTCTTATTCTCCGCCAACTCCACCGACGACTGGGAACTCTTCCTGATGGGGTCATTAGCCAGATCCACGGGTTATCCCTTGAACAGTTGGAATCCTTGGGGGAAGCTCTCTTGGATTTTCAAGATTTCCATGATCTAGAGACTTGGCTAGGATCACAACGCTGA
- a CDS encoding inositol monophosphatase family protein, producing the protein MGLPNKEVLHRYLDVATEAALAGGGILEGYWGKLDTVEEKGRAGDLVTIADRQSEVAVLDVIQRHFPEHQILAEESGLIGQEHQGFCWAIDPLDGTTNYTHQYPFSAVSVGLLIDGFPAVGVVYDPFHRELFRGAIGLGATRNRQPMAVSQTRELEKSLLVTGFAYDRRETEDNNYAEFCYLTHLTQGVRRGGAAAIDLAYVACGRLDGFWERGLSPWDLAAGVVLVQEAGGEVTAYDRGPFDIASGRVLATNGHIQDALSQALLQVKPLGFSFLP; encoded by the coding sequence ATGGGATTACCCAATAAAGAGGTTTTACACCGCTACTTAGATGTGGCTACTGAAGCTGCCCTGGCCGGCGGTGGAATACTTGAGGGCTACTGGGGCAAACTAGATACCGTTGAAGAAAAAGGACGCGCCGGTGATCTAGTCACCATTGCCGATCGCCAGTCCGAGGTGGCGGTTTTAGATGTGATCCAACGCCATTTCCCTGAGCATCAAATTTTGGCTGAAGAATCGGGGTTGATTGGCCAAGAGCATCAAGGGTTTTGCTGGGCCATTGATCCCTTGGATGGAACCACTAACTACACCCATCAATATCCCTTCAGTGCCGTGTCCGTGGGTCTATTGATCGATGGATTTCCCGCCGTAGGGGTGGTGTACGATCCCTTTCATCGGGAGCTATTTCGGGGGGCGATCGGCCTGGGAGCAACCCGCAATCGTCAACCCATGGCCGTCTCCCAGACGCGAGAACTAGAGAAAAGTCTTTTGGTTACTGGCTTTGCCTACGATCGCCGAGAAACGGAAGATAATAACTACGCAGAATTTTGCTACCTGACCCATCTCACCCAAGGAGTACGCCGGGGTGGGGCCGCCGCCATTGATCTGGCCTATGTGGCCTGTGGTCGTCTTGATGGTTTTTGGGAACGAGGACTCTCACCATGGGATTTGGCCGCGGGAGTGGTTTTAGTCCAGGAAGCCGGGGGAGAGGTTACAGCCTACGATCGCGGCCCCTTTGATATTGCATCCGGTAGAGTACTAGCCACCAATGGTCATATCCAGGATGCCCTCAGCCAAGCCCTTTTGCAGGTGAAGCCCCTAGGCTTTTCATTTCTACCCTGA
- a CDS encoding 2Fe-2S iron-sulfur cluster-binding protein, with protein MDTYHVKIHVRSLTPAANHCTEPHSPDSAIVTHDIRVTGDRYILHSAEEQGIALPFACRNGACTTCAVRILSGEVYQPEAMGLSTALQEQGYALLCVSYARSDLEVETQDEDEVYELQFGRYFGKGPNRIGLPLDEE; from the coding sequence ATGGATACCTATCATGTCAAAATTCACGTTCGCTCCCTAACTCCCGCCGCAAATCATTGCACGGAGCCTCATTCCCCGGATTCTGCCATTGTCACCCACGACATTAGGGTAACGGGCGATCGCTATATCTTGCATTCCGCTGAAGAACAGGGAATTGCATTACCCTTTGCCTGTCGCAATGGCGCCTGTACCACCTGTGCCGTTAGAATTCTCTCTGGTGAAGTGTATCAACCGGAAGCCATGGGCCTCTCCACTGCATTACAAGAACAAGGCTATGCCCTTTTGTGCGTCAGCTATGCCCGCTCCGATCTGGAAGTGGAAACCCAGGATGAAGATGAAGTGTACGAGCTTCAGTTTGGCCGCTATTTTGGCAAAGGGCCCAACCGGATTGGTCTTCCCCTAGATGAGGAGTAA
- a CDS encoding FAD-dependent hydroxylase, whose amino-acid sequence MSAQPPSPQVSVDVAIVGAGIVGLTLACALRDSGLKIAIIEAQPEAVAIAKGQAYALHQVARQIFSHLGVWQALYPRIQAFDQVRLSDGTYPQTVEFLTQDLGADAIGYVAEHHVLAETLRNALAHSNHIQWFCPWWVSDFQLGDKVGQLTLVPGDTSQQVAPTIMESSLVVAADGGRSPLRQTVGITTQGWPYWQSCVVATLKLARSHPAIAYERFWPTGPLGVLPLTGDRYRIVWTLPHAQAQEMLALDDAEFLEKLIPHLDPTMADVTLQGKRFLFPTRLMHTRSYWGDRLVLVGDAAHTCHPVGGQGLNLGLRDVNSLADALITAHQQGKDIGDPAVLRAYHRRRTWENWLTLAFTDLLNRLFSNQFLGLVSLRRFGLYLLQILPPLKQMSLRFMAGILFEISDQPRNMSP is encoded by the coding sequence ATGTCGGCTCAGCCCCCTTCCCCACAGGTATCGGTGGATGTGGCCATTGTGGGGGCAGGGATTGTTGGTTTAACCCTAGCCTGTGCCCTGCGGGACTCTGGCCTAAAGATTGCCATTATTGAAGCTCAGCCGGAGGCCGTTGCGATCGCCAAGGGGCAGGCCTACGCCCTCCATCAAGTAGCCCGGCAAATTTTCAGTCACCTTGGGGTTTGGCAAGCCCTCTATCCGCGCATTCAAGCCTTTGATCAGGTGCGCCTGTCCGATGGTACCTATCCCCAAACCGTAGAATTCTTAACCCAGGATCTGGGAGCCGATGCCATTGGCTATGTGGCCGAGCACCATGTCTTAGCCGAAACCCTACGGAACGCCCTGGCACATTCAAACCATATTCAATGGTTTTGTCCCTGGTGGGTTTCAGATTTTCAGCTAGGGGACAAGGTTGGCCAATTGACTCTGGTACCAGGGGATACCTCCCAACAGGTTGCGCCTACCATTATGGAAAGTTCCCTGGTGGTCGCGGCTGATGGGGGGCGATCGCCCCTGCGGCAAACTGTGGGGATTACAACCCAAGGCTGGCCCTACTGGCAATCCTGTGTCGTGGCAACCCTAAAATTAGCTCGCTCCCATCCGGCCATTGCCTATGAACGCTTTTGGCCCACCGGTCCCTTGGGTGTTTTGCCCCTGACCGGCGATCGTTACCGTATTGTTTGGACCCTCCCCCACGCTCAGGCCCAGGAGATGTTGGCCTTAGATGACGCTGAATTTCTGGAAAAACTGATCCCCCATTTAGACCCGACCATGGCCGATGTTACTCTCCAGGGCAAACGTTTTTTATTTCCCACCCGCCTAATGCACACCCGCTCCTACTGGGGCGATCGCCTGGTTCTGGTGGGAGATGCGGCCCATACCTGTCATCCAGTGGGCGGCCAGGGCCTAAACCTGGGACTACGGGACGTGAACAGTCTAGCCGATGCCCTGATCACGGCTCACCAGCAGGGCAAAGATATTGGTGATCCAGCGGTATTACGGGCCTACCATCGTCGTCGTACCTGGGAAAATTGGTTAACCCTAGCCTTTACAGATCTGCTCAATCGTTTATTTTCCAATCAATTTCTAGGTCTTGTCAGCCTGCGTCGTTTTGGCCTCTATCTCTTGCAGATTCTACCGCCCTTAAAACAAATGAGTCTGCGTTTTATGGCAGGGATTTTATTTGAGATCAGCGACCAACCCAGGAATATGTCACCATAG
- a CDS encoding M15 family metallopeptidase, translating into MAKPYSSMPIEDCGEPLQPIPPEFFCLRPHPYQSLGAPYGAASPFYLRQGVIKALQLAQSQLNALHPGWRLGIFDGYRPLPVQQFMVDYTLKDLAQARGLILGELPPSQREALEAEVYTFWAIPSDNPLTPPPHSTGSAVDLTLVDAEDQPLDMGSAIDELSERSHPNYYESRQGDRTLSLPDRAYASQVHEHRSLLYQMMQSAGFQRHPQEWWHFSLGDQLWAWLETQHGRRAIARYGGIH; encoded by the coding sequence ATGGCCAAGCCCTATTCCTCCATGCCCATTGAAGACTGTGGTGAGCCGTTACAGCCCATTCCCCCGGAATTTTTTTGCTTGCGGCCCCATCCCTATCAATCACTAGGTGCTCCCTACGGTGCCGCCTCTCCCTTTTATCTCCGCCAGGGCGTGATCAAGGCCCTTCAGCTTGCCCAAAGCCAATTAAACGCACTCCATCCTGGCTGGCGATTAGGGATTTTTGATGGGTATCGGCCCCTGCCGGTTCAGCAATTTATGGTGGACTATACGCTAAAAGACTTGGCCCAGGCGCGGGGTCTGATTCTAGGGGAACTACCACCATCGCAGCGAGAGGCCTTAGAGGCCGAGGTCTATACCTTTTGGGCCATTCCCAGTGACAATCCCCTCACACCACCACCCCACAGTACCGGGTCTGCGGTGGATCTGACCTTAGTGGATGCGGAGGATCAACCCCTTGACATGGGGTCTGCCATTGATGAGTTGTCCGAGCGATCGCACCCCAATTATTATGAATCCCGTCAAGGCGATCGCACCCTATCCCTCCCAGATCGGGCCTATGCCAGCCAGGTGCATGAGCATCGCAGCCTACTGTACCAAATGATGCAAAGCGCAGGGTTTCAGCGACATCCCCAGGAATGGTGGCATTTTTCCCTGGGAGATCAACTTTGGGCCTGGCTAGAAACTCAACACGGTCGAAGGGCGATCGCCCGCTATGGGGGAATCCATTAA
- a CDS encoding FkbM family methyltransferase, with protein sequence MLRRSDEIVSSHPLINKKKTSMLLKFWKWQIATKILLDSSSNKILFQVIDNPEIKIILADTYWETFLCHLDEWEDMVYLLHVMSEEDLLVDVGANLGIYTLLASGVRGAKSICFEPVPWTYEYLMDNLYLNRLTSKVKAFNYGVSDQDSELRFTAYTSRRSFGNRVVKEGDELDEDTPTITVKVKKLDEILEGECPSVLKIDAEGYETPVLSGAEGLLSNPTLHTVILELIGSGSLYGFNEKDIMETMSSHNFVPYTYEPFSRQLKRLDDQNQKSHGSRNTIFIRDVDRVKEKIAQSSYLTINGVDF encoded by the coding sequence ATGCTTCGTCGCAGTGACGAAATTGTTTCTAGCCACCCCCTAATTAACAAGAAAAAAACTTCGATGCTGCTTAAGTTTTGGAAGTGGCAGATTGCAACGAAAATTCTTCTAGATAGCTCCTCCAATAAAATCCTATTTCAAGTTATTGATAATCCTGAAATTAAGATCATCCTGGCAGACACCTACTGGGAAACATTCCTATGTCATTTGGATGAATGGGAGGATATGGTCTATCTCCTCCATGTGATGTCCGAAGAGGATCTATTGGTTGATGTGGGGGCAAATTTGGGAATTTATACTCTCCTTGCCTCCGGAGTCCGGGGGGCCAAAAGTATTTGCTTTGAACCCGTACCCTGGACCTATGAGTATTTAATGGATAATTTATACCTTAATAGACTCACAAGTAAGGTCAAAGCATTCAATTATGGTGTCTCAGATCAAGATTCGGAATTGAGATTTACCGCCTACACCTCCCGCAGAAGTTTTGGAAATCGCGTCGTTAAGGAAGGAGATGAACTGGATGAAGATACGCCGACAATTACCGTAAAAGTAAAAAAATTAGATGAGATTTTAGAAGGTGAATGCCCAAGTGTGCTTAAGATTGATGCCGAAGGCTACGAAACGCCGGTTTTAAGTGGGGCAGAAGGACTATTGAGTAATCCCACCCTACACACCGTCATTCTAGAGCTAATCGGCTCGGGTTCGCTGTACGGTTTCAATGAAAAAGACATCATGGAAACAATGTCTAGTCACAACTTTGTACCCTATACCTATGAACCCTTTTCAAGGCAACTAAAACGTTTAGATGATCAAAATCAAAAAAGTCATGGCTCCAGAAATACCATTTTTATTCGCGACGTTGATCGAGTGAAGGAAAAAATTGCCCAAAGCTCCTATCTCACAATCAATGGTGTTGATTTTTAA